The Punica granatum isolate Tunisia-2019 chromosome 4, ASM765513v2, whole genome shotgun sequence genome has a window encoding:
- the LOC116204848 gene encoding receptor homology region, transmembrane domain- and RING domain-containing protein 2-like isoform X1 yields MAAFDRFGFMGVLLLWLWLLCFCCTASGNVVLIGSNVTLSFSAIEANFAPAVRGSGECGLLYLAHPLDACSDLTNKIERLPNSSSPFVLMVRGNCSFEEKIRRAQKASFKAAIVYDSEPGPLVAMAGNSAGIKIHAVFVSRESGRILTSYAGSKDVELWIIPSFENSAWSIMAISFISLLAMSAVLATCFFVRRHRIRRERPRANPRIREFHGMSSRLVKAMPSLIFTSVLEDNCTSRTCAICLEDYNVGEKLRILPCRHKFHALCVDMWLTTWRTFCPVCKRDARTSTGEPPASESTPLLSPSPSASSLASSYARSTALSSSAVRISPSPTPSLVHTPSIPNSYLMSHQSLRSYRQSPPMSVSRSTNDLRNASSQRSHGSHLVSPHSLGYPSISPLNSRFMSPYAPSPSIGSSSFMGSSHQNHHALHCSESAASFSPFASAHSLPES; encoded by the exons ATGGCGGCTTTTGATCGTTTCGGCTTTATGGGTGTGTTGTTGTTATGGCTCTGGTTGCTGTGTTTCTGCTGTACGGCGTCGGGCAACGTGGTTTTGATTGGCAGCAACGTTACTCTCTCCTTCAGCGCCATTGAAGCCAATTTCG CTCCTGCAGTTAGAGGTTCCGGCGAATGCGGGTTGCTCTATCTCGCGCACCCCCTCGATGCATGCTCCGACTTGACGAACAAAATTGAGCGGCTCCCGAATTCTAGTTCCCCGTTCGTGCTGATGGTTAGAGGAAATTGTAGTTTCGAGGAAAAAATTAGGAGAGCCCAGAAGGCTTCTTTCAAAGCTGCCATCGTCTACGATAGCGAACCCGGCCCCCTGGTTGCAA TGGCAGGGAACTCGGCTGGTATTAAAATCCACGCAGTGTTTGTTTCTAGAGAATCAGGCAGGATTCTTACATCGTACGCAGGATCTAAGGACGTGGAGCTCTGGATAATCCCGAGTTTTGAAAACTCCGCATGGTCCATTATGGCAATCTCCTTCATCTCCTTGCTTGCGATGTCAGCGGTACTTGCAACATGCTTCTTCGTTCGTAGGCACCGGATAAGACGAGAGCGTCCCCGTGCCAACCCACGCATTCGGGAGTTTCATGGGATGAGCAGTCGCTTAGTTAAGGCAATGCCGAGCCTTATATTCACTTCCGTTTTGGAGGATAACTGCACATCAAGAACCTGCGCTATTTGCCTCGAAGATTACAATGTGGGAGAAAAGCTCAGAATCCTTCCCTGTCGACACA AATTTCACGCTTTATGTGTGGATATGTGGCTCACGACATGGAGAACCTTCTGCCCTGTCTGCAAGCGTGATGCAAGGACAAGCACAGGGGAACCACCGGCATCTGAATCGACGCCACTGCTCTCTCCTAGTCCATCAGCATCCTCCCTAGCCTCCTCCTATGCTCGATCGACTGCACTGTCATCATCAGCCGTACGAATCTCCCCATCGCCAACACCTTCACTGGTCCACACGCCTTCCATCCCAAACTCCTACTTAATGTCTCACCAGTCCCTTCGGTCGTACCGTCAATCTCCTCCTATGAGCGTGAGCAGAAGCACTAATGACCTAAGGAATGCATCGTCTCAAAGGTCGCATGGGTCCCACCTGGTCTCTCCGCATTCCTTGGGCTACCCTTCTATATCTCCCCTCAACTCTCGGTTCATGTCTCCTTACGCACCAAGCCCAAGCATCGGTTCCTCGAGTTTCATGGGGTCCAGTCACCAGAACCACCATGCACTTCATTGTAGCGAGTCGGCAGCAAGCTTCTCTCCTTTTGCTTCAGCACATTCCCTTCCTGAGTCCTAG
- the LOC116204848 gene encoding receptor homology region, transmembrane domain- and RING domain-containing protein 2-like isoform X2 has product MVRGNCSFEEKIRRAQKASFKAAIVYDSEPGPLVAMAGNSAGIKIHAVFVSRESGRILTSYAGSKDVELWIIPSFENSAWSIMAISFISLLAMSAVLATCFFVRRHRIRRERPRANPRIREFHGMSSRLVKAMPSLIFTSVLEDNCTSRTCAICLEDYNVGEKLRILPCRHKFHALCVDMWLTTWRTFCPVCKRDARTSTGEPPASESTPLLSPSPSASSLASSYARSTALSSSAVRISPSPTPSLVHTPSIPNSYLMSHQSLRSYRQSPPMSVSRSTNDLRNASSQRSHGSHLVSPHSLGYPSISPLNSRFMSPYAPSPSIGSSSFMGSSHQNHHALHCSESAASFSPFASAHSLPES; this is encoded by the exons ATGGTTAGAGGAAATTGTAGTTTCGAGGAAAAAATTAGGAGAGCCCAGAAGGCTTCTTTCAAAGCTGCCATCGTCTACGATAGCGAACCCGGCCCCCTGGTTGCAA TGGCAGGGAACTCGGCTGGTATTAAAATCCACGCAGTGTTTGTTTCTAGAGAATCAGGCAGGATTCTTACATCGTACGCAGGATCTAAGGACGTGGAGCTCTGGATAATCCCGAGTTTTGAAAACTCCGCATGGTCCATTATGGCAATCTCCTTCATCTCCTTGCTTGCGATGTCAGCGGTACTTGCAACATGCTTCTTCGTTCGTAGGCACCGGATAAGACGAGAGCGTCCCCGTGCCAACCCACGCATTCGGGAGTTTCATGGGATGAGCAGTCGCTTAGTTAAGGCAATGCCGAGCCTTATATTCACTTCCGTTTTGGAGGATAACTGCACATCAAGAACCTGCGCTATTTGCCTCGAAGATTACAATGTGGGAGAAAAGCTCAGAATCCTTCCCTGTCGACACA AATTTCACGCTTTATGTGTGGATATGTGGCTCACGACATGGAGAACCTTCTGCCCTGTCTGCAAGCGTGATGCAAGGACAAGCACAGGGGAACCACCGGCATCTGAATCGACGCCACTGCTCTCTCCTAGTCCATCAGCATCCTCCCTAGCCTCCTCCTATGCTCGATCGACTGCACTGTCATCATCAGCCGTACGAATCTCCCCATCGCCAACACCTTCACTGGTCCACACGCCTTCCATCCCAAACTCCTACTTAATGTCTCACCAGTCCCTTCGGTCGTACCGTCAATCTCCTCCTATGAGCGTGAGCAGAAGCACTAATGACCTAAGGAATGCATCGTCTCAAAGGTCGCATGGGTCCCACCTGGTCTCTCCGCATTCCTTGGGCTACCCTTCTATATCTCCCCTCAACTCTCGGTTCATGTCTCCTTACGCACCAAGCCCAAGCATCGGTTCCTCGAGTTTCATGGGGTCCAGTCACCAGAACCACCATGCACTTCATTGTAGCGAGTCGGCAGCAAGCTTCTCTCCTTTTGCTTCAGCACATTCCCTTCCTGAGTCCTAG